GGGTGTTCCAACGATATTCAACGGCCCATACCCCAGTGTTGGAGATCTTTTATACTATTTAGAAGGTTTAAGCTTCCAACGCACTGGTATAAAACGGTTAGCCATGACTTTCGGTTCTAAGGGCTGGAGTGGTAAAGGTGCTGTTAAAGTGGCTGAAACCCTGGAAAAATGTGGATTCAACGTCCAGGACACCTATGAAGTCAATTACGTGCCAGATGGTGATCAGATGGATGAATGTTACCAGTTAGGGAAAAATATGGGTCTGGAAATTAAAAAGATCTAAAAAAAATAAAAATCTTCAATCAATTTTTTTTTAAAAAAAAAATATGGGAGGGTAATTTATGAAATCTTTGGAATTTGAAAGTGATATGGACAACGAAAGGAAGGTGATGGTAGCAATATTCTGGACAAACCGAAAAGCAGCCCGGACTGAAGGTTGTGCTCCCTTTAGAATTACAAAAATCGAAACACCCAACGAAACCTACACTCCAGATGGGAGAAAATTGCTCAAACTGAGTAAAGTAGTAATGAAGGATGTTGTGGAATCTCTGGATGCTGGTGAACCGATCCCCATGGAGTTCAGTATTGGGGAGGAGAATTTGAAGGTAGTGCTAAGTGCAGATTCCTTCTCAGTATCTGTGGAAAAAAGTCCGGAAATTGAAGGGGAGATCATTGAAAAATTAAGTATGGAGTTTCCCAAAAAGTATGCCAATTTATGTGACTCATTCAAGCCCAGAGTAGTTCCTAAAGAATAAAAATTTTGAAAAAAGATGTATAAAAAAAAATCTTTTTTCATTTTCTCTTAAACCTCAAGTGATCTGATTATATCTCCATCTGAAATAATGCCAACTAGTTTATTGTTATCCAATACCACTAATTGATTGATAATCCCCTCATCAGAGCCATGTTTATGCATTTTACGTACAGCAGTCATTAGATCATCTTCAGGTGACACATGCACCACTTGTTCGACCATCACTTCTTCTACTGTGGTTCCGAGTTCGTATTTGTCTAGTATGAGGTTATGGCCTAAATCAGTGGCCGTGACAATTCCTACCAGTTTTTCTCCATCCAGTATTGGTAGTGAACTTATTTTATGTTTCATAAGTTTTTCAAAGGCAAATACAACATCTTCAGTGGGAGTTACAGTTATAATCTCCCGCCTCATCACATCTTTAACCTTTAGTTTCAACATTGTCTTCACTTCCATAGGTCTTGGTTATTTCTTCAATAATGGATTCAAGGGTAGTTGTAATATCTATATTTTCAATAACCGGAATATGGTACTTGTTAGCTTGGCTTTCGAAGTATTTGTGGGTTTTTCTGATAGCTCCGAAATAATTCATATACCTTTCCAGTGGCCTTCTAGCCCATTGTTGGCGACATCTTGAGTAAAATCTTCCTTTGTGAACATCTTCATCTTCCAATGTTAAAACGAACATATGTACATTATCCCTGGAAACCAGATCTTCCCTTATAAAACCAGGAACTATGTGCACCCCTTCA
This window of the Methanobacterium sp. genome carries:
- a CDS encoding CBS domain-containing protein, which gives rise to MLKLKVKDVMRREIITVTPTEDVVFAFEKLMKHKISSLPILDGEKLVGIVTATDLGHNLILDKYELGTTVEEVMVEQVVHVSPEDDLMTAVRKMHKHGSDEGIINQLVVLDNNKLVGIISDGDIIRSLEV